Genomic segment of Candoia aspera isolate rCanAsp1 chromosome 2, rCanAsp1.hap2, whole genome shotgun sequence:
gaaggaaggaagggaggaaggaaggaaggaaggaagggagggagggagggagggaggaagggagaaaggggaggggaggagaggagaggagaggagaggagaggagaggagaggagaggaaaggaaaggaaaggaaaggaaaggaaaggaaaggaaaggaaaggaaaggaaaggaaagcttaGTTTAGCTTTAGTGGAGGAGcatattcattgattgattgatctgatTTGTACTCCAGCACTTCTCACACACTCCAGAAAAAGGGTTGCCATGTAAATGTATTagttcttccatctttgtttcaaGTGTAATTGACCAAACATGACATCTGTAGAAATGGGCACTCAGGGCTGTCAGGATTTAGTATCCTTCAAGTATATTGTGTTGTAGTGATGGGTATTGtagtattttttaataattattaggaGGCTTGTAGTGATAATTTGGTATGTTAGGAGTAGAATTGTTTAGATGGCCTGAGTAACTTCAAAGCTGTAAACAGATTAAACAGATTCACAGAAGAGTCCAGAAATGAGGATTTCctagggggggggggcttttgacTTTTCAACTCTTTTGCCATCAACAAGAGCAGGGGAAAAAgtttctaaaaacaaacaaacaaacaggctccACTTTGAAATGATCTTCATGAACATTTTCTGTGGGAGATCACGTCATTCCAAAAAGTAGATGGAAGGAGAGTTCACATTTTTCAGTAAGATGAAATATTATTAACCCCtcttttataaaccatggtttatgtgaTGTGTGCACTTAACCCAATTCTGACTCATTCAGCCGATTCTGATAAGCAATCTAGAGGACATTCCAGTCAGAGACTTTCTTTCATCTCCTGAAGCAGATTCAGGGTGGGTTCACCTTGGCACCAGATGGCTGTGGGGGAGTTCTCTATTCCAAGAAGAACCACTGTGGATACAAAGCCAGATCACTCCCCTTTGGATGCTCATTCTTGACCAAGAGTCATAGTTTGCCTCCCCAGCCAAAATGTGTGGGGAGGAAAGCAAAGAGGAGGGTAATAGGAGTGGATAAAAAGGAGGGGATCTTGAATGAAGCATCATGTTCGCCTCTTATTACATTCTGGACAGAAGGTGGATTAACTGCATGGAAAAGAGCAGATTCAGAAGTGCCCTTTGACACTGATGTCATAGAATCAGCAGACTTCGCTGGGTATGTCAGAACTTACAAGTGAAActaaaagaacaacaaaacaaaacaagctagAATTACTGGCTTGTACACTCTCTGCTCCCGCCCACATCCGAAGGAACCACTACACTTTTAGGGGTGGGCTCTGGGACccgctctctggagaaggctccaatgctgggaaaggaggagggaaagggaagagggggaggaccagcagcaagggggccTTGTaggggcgatgggggcacctcaaagaccaggttaggggcagaccgtcctggagaacatctatctCCGAGTtaataatgacttgatggcacagccaatcaatcactcaatcaatcaaatccATCCATGTTCTTGCAGTTCCAGGTCTCCACAGCGATTCCTCCTTGCCCTCAAGGCTGACTCCCACCTGGTACTCCTGGAAAGCCTCCTCCAGGGGAATCACCCGGTGGTCCCTGTGCTCTGGGGATCGGTCGCAGACCAGGCAGATGAGGGTCTCGCAGTCCTTGCAGAAGAGCTTGAGGGGCTCCCGGTGCGTCCCACAGAAGCCCCCTTCTTCCCCACCCTGAGGGCCGCATCGCTGGGCGATTTCCGCCACCCGCGCCAGCTGCCGGTTCGCGACGAGGTCCCGGGGCTGGAAGGCCCGTCGGCACTGGGGGCAGGAAGCCTCCGCTGCCCCCCAGCTGCGGGCCAGGCAGCTCCAGCAGAAGTTGTGGCCGCAGCCCGGGACGAGCACGGGGTCCTGGAAGAGCTCCAGGCAGATGGAGCAAGTGGCTTCTTCGAGCAGCTCCAGCACGGGCGGCCCACTGGCCATCACCGCCGCCTCCGCAGAGAGAGAGACCGAGGGGGAAAGTcaatttctgtcctaacagccaggaaccacgctgagacaaggaataggtctctagtgtttaattgctgctacataacaggaatcctaacaaactgaagaagcgtgggaaaaacccagacatataaaccccaaggttaaggcgggcccgatctgtgtctctttgaatggctgcctaattcctcagtgctacgcctGGATGGgagccatccttactcatgacaatttcgcTTTCCCTCCGGTGCCTTTCTGGAAATCGGAGGAGCGCCTTTGGGGCGTGTCCACACGGGAAATGGAGGAATTCTTGTCGCTTTTATGGTCAGGTTGGCTGGCTTCTTAAAGGAGACATGTCTCAAAAAACCAAGAAACTGGGGAGAAGGAAACGTTCATGGGACGGAACGGAAACAGGCTGGGACACAAACTGGATAAAGGCCCAAATCGAATTGCACTGCAATTGATGGGACGTCTCAGAGAGAAAGGGAGCACTGGGTGAAAATCCGAGTCCTCGATCAACTTCTGATAGGACTCTCTGGCAGAGGGAGACCTGCTTGGGCGCCCccttcccagccagccagccaaccaggAATCCGATCAGGAGAAAGGGGCGCGCTCTCATGTTATGGATTTCTTTGAtgtttttcctgcctttatttttggtcagccCAAGGCAGCAGACAGGCCTAATGATCTCGCTTTTTATTTTCCCcagcacaacaaccctgcaaggtgggctgggctgagacacagggactgacccaaagtcccccaggcagcttttgtgcctaagggaggcccaGAACTCAGTCCTAGAAGCTCTGAAGGGCTCTGCACTCTTTTGGAAACAAGACAGTCTCTGGGATTCCATACTGTCAGCAGTGCTCAAGAGCTGAGGTGCTTTATAGACTCAGAGAATCTCAGGGGTGGTAGGGCCCCTGGAGGTCTTCTGATCCAGCCCCTGCCCAGCGAAGGAATCCTCAGACCCTTCTGCAAAATGGCCATCCAGGATCAGTGATTTCTCACTCAGCTGCCGTCTCTCGGAAACGGCTACCTTCTGCAGGGCTTTGAAGCCCTGAGCTTCCAGGCAGCCTGGTGTCCCCAGCGGAGGACACTCTGCCCGGGCCACAACTGGGAGGATCAAGCAGGGCACTCTGCCAGGgccacactgggggggggcaagcagggcacgtgccccgggcactgcactgggggggcaccaaaatgaacatggggggcatcaaaatgggcatggaatccatgtttgcctcaggTGACACAGACTTAGTTGCGGGTCTGCACTCTGCTGCACCCCAGCAGACTTTTTGGTGTTTGAGTAAATAAGGCGCATCAGTGCATTCGCGATCATGGTTCTTCATCAGAAGCTAACATCCTGGCTTAACCTAGCATCAACCAGCAGCTTCTCCTACTCTTAAAGCAAAATCTCAACCATTCGCGGCCTGGCAACCTCTCTCGGATCCTCAGTGGTGCCTGGCAAgggtgttggcagaatgctgggaaagcctttagcccaggagagatcagaaaagtcacacaccaagcatttctataaaaataatttatttacagaaagcaaaacaaaagcaaaacatatttaaaggacttagctctcattgagagcaagcctggctgactacatatcggcagagagaaaaaaagaggaagtaagaaacaagtccgggcaggttcctccccccaggcaatttgcatcaagcacgtgaaaggagacaatcaaatacaacctcttcacccggccaaaatgattaggtacaatagcagtcttaatctgttagtaggaaaacctcaacaaaggGCTCCCTCCAAGAGGATGCAGGGAGAGATGACGGCCCAGAGGATCCCTGCCCCCTGCCCAATGAAGGAATCCTCAGTGAAGGAATCCCCACAACCAGTTTTTAATTCCTCGGAAGAAGAGCGACACAGACAAGGGGAACAGGACCCTGTATTTGAACTGACACATCTGAGGAACAGAGACTTCAAGAGAGACTTCTCTCTTTTTATAAAGGTTTTATTACAGTTTAAAAACACAAAGATAAAGAACTaatacaaatgaagaaaaatgtagaaagttaaaagaaaaaaaagaaaagggcagagaaaaaagggggtgggaaatatatataaaaagatatataaagaaatgacttccccttcctCAAGACAAGAACAAACGACCTCAgtgacttatcaccttctctaacAGTTCAGCCAaaggtctcttcttcccatatcacatctcttgtttataaacaatttataaagcctcatcattcagtcttAATCAGCAAACATCCTTTAAGAGTTACCACAAATAACAACATAtatttttaaccttaatcaaataaatcagaTCCATAATCCTTTCTTACCTTTAACACAGGAATTTatcatttgctttaaaaatacagcaaaacaaaaaaccttcttcccatatcttatctataaacaaatctttaaagccttgtcattccgTCCTGCTTGAGAAAAACCCATTAAGATCTACTAGAAAGAAcgtcatacagtatatattttaaaccttgctcaaataagccaactttatactCCTTTTTGTTTATAACAATCTTGATTATtccctttaaatagtgtcccaaaagctgatttcttttcatgtCCTCTCTGACATTTCTCAGGAACTTCTTCACGGGCataacacatctcttttgtaagtccaagatGAGAAAGctgtccaagtcactcttctgctTTATTATGTGTGTGTCCCTTTTGGTTATTAAGAtatcagccggtttcatttgaAAGTGCTGCGTAAcacctttttccatgtcatttttgtaTCTTGTCGTTTTTAAATCCATGTCCAAAATAGCCTGGTTCTCAGCTGAATCCTCTTCTATCTCCTCTTTGAAACCAACTTCTATGGTAGCAGACCATCTTAAGAGCAACGTCCGAGTGCATGGttgccaaatatccttgaattcttccaaagttaaaatacttttctccatgctgtattagtgggtctcttctcctttaattataatcttgagCCCTTTCTGGTTGCTCTGttgtccagccttcaaagtctccacttatcatgtttttctctaatccacaacattttcccatgagaagatTTCTTACCCTTTGATTCAAAATCCTCATAtattttaataggattttaaaccaccacaggaaggattcttagaATTCGTTTCAAACTCTTATTTCCAATCCACCTGGCCCCTCAGTGCATTTATAACTTTCAGAATCAAGATTCTAATCCCTCTTTCCctgtttatttcagaataattgttttttattattttttttacgtTTTTAAACTTAcgtaaaacttctttcactgagGACTGAAGAAGAATCACCCGGTGTGATGAAACttgttctgaaggttcttaatatcccaaaagcagttaacaagcaatttccagaagcgATCAAGGGAGGAATtgggtgaacccagtgtcctttggcAGGCTCCAAACCACGGCTGGGGCAATGCTGACTTTCCCTCGgttcccagagctctaaaatacactggagaccactgttttGTGGCCTCCTGAAGGGGAGCCTCTGTATGAAGCACTTATGGGCAATCCCAGGCcctctcctttatccagaaagactTCCAAGGTGCCGATCCATTCGTCAGCACTGCAAACTGCGAAGCTGTCTTCAATCCACCATTGCTTTCCCAGAACTCCAAATCATAGGACGCTTCTCAACGTAAATGCAAGTATTTTATTTGGGATTTTTAAACGTAGTCCTCCAGTTATGACAACAACTCCCTCCCAGCCAATTGTCCAGGGGGAGCAATATTCATTGCTGTGAAAATTTGCCTACAGGCTTTCAGAGATCACTGCTTGGCCAATAGGGATTTTTCCACAGTTTTTCCACGTATGTCCCCACTTTTAGGAGGAGAGTGTCAAGTAGGCACCATTCCTCAGAAAGAAGGAGGGCAGAAGGGTCTCTCCAGCCCAGGGAGCATCTGAGAACATGTAGAGCAGGGCTGCGGTCTGGGCATCAAAAAAGGCCACCTGTCGCCCTTCGCAGTTGAGAGAGACTCGGATCCTCTTGGGCTCCTCTTTCAGGTGCAGTTCGGGGTATTCTGGGGGAAACCAGGCCTTGTATTCACTTCCGTATTTCACAATCTCCCACATCCCTCCCTTGGGACCAGAAGGGATGTCACCCTTTCTGTTCACTGACTTTCTGGCAACCCCCACAGCCCATACAGCCAATCCCTGATCCCCATCTCCTACAGTGACTTCCCAGAAACGTCTCCCTCTTGAGAACCCCTGACATCCAAGGACATAACAACAATTTTCAAATCTCTTAGGGTTTGCGGGAAGGTCTTGTTCTTCAGCAACATCTCTGATGCTTTGATGATCCTCTGAGAGGGCGAGGCAACGATGGGCTGTGTCTGGATCCAGAATTACCTTTGCTGtcagggggaagaggagggaggagaagggaaaCAGCTTCAGCTGCAGGCACAGTTTGAGTCGTGACCCCCAACAGACCAACCCCAAGGCCTCCTCTCTGCAGGGAGTTCAGCTTCCAAGCACCCCATCCAGGACTGGGACACTCCCTGCCTTTTCAGCAGCACCTAAGCTTGGCCGAGTCCCCCCAATGCTTCACGCTGCTTCACACCCTTCCTGCAACCTGCACCTGTCTCATCAGCATCCCTCTTGCAGGTGGGAGGAACGGGGCTGGGAGGGAAGAGTGCTTGGCTTTGCTTTCAGGGAATTCCAGGGAGGGCCACGATGTGAACAGGGACCCCACCTGGAGCTTTAATCCGGAGGAtcaggcagagcaagaggctgcCCTGGTTCATTTCTGACTGGCGGAGTCGGGGTCCCCCAGAGGTAACGGGGGGCACCTGATGGAAGGGAAGTGGGGGGAAGCTCTGCCCTTTCTGTGCAAGCATCAGGAGATTGCACACATGTACAGAAAGGGAAGATCTTGTGTAGAAAACAGACACCTTTGCTTTCATTGTTTTGATGGACCATAAGATGGAGGCACCTGGGCAATTTCCTGGTGCTCCATCTTTGCCATTTGCTTTGGCCAACAGGACCCGATTCCTCTCCTCCCAGTGACTTGGTCTCCTGCCAATTTATATTTAGGCAATGAATCTGACCAACTGCATAGCAGATTGATAATAGTAACAATGAAGTAGAAAAGCAAACAAGGAGGAAACTCCTTGCAAAGTGCAAATCCTATAAATCCAGGGAGCATTTTTACtctctctcattcattctctctctctctctcacacacacacacacacacacacacatcgcaGACACTGAGTGTGGCTCCTGTGCGCTGAGGAAGCCATTAATCTACAGACTGCCCAGGTCTCTAAGGAGGCACATCAGAAGCACCCAGGAGCCACAAGCTCTCCACAGGGCAGCTCTCTTATGCAAAGGAGGGAAGGCCTCTTTGATGGTCCGCCTTCAGCAGCCAAACATCCATTTAGTTTATATTTAGAGCAGAGTGAGGAGCCTAATAGGGATAGAAGAGCACTTCTGCCCCGGTAGATTAAAAATCTGACAAGACCAGCATCGTCATAGCAATAGAAACCTCCTTCCTGACCTGCAGAAGAGCTGAGGGAAGAATGAGTGTCCTCCAACAGCCGCAGAATGAAACAGAACAGCTGGGAGTCAGGACTCAGGATGGAATAAACATGcaaaggaggaaaaccagcccTAAAGGCATTTCTCTGCTTGGCTAGAGAAGTTGGGGACCGGAGACTCAGCCCTCCATTTCCTCAGCACAATCATGCTGAGAAGGCCGTTTTCGGATCTGGAGAATGAGGGTGCCCTGAACGTGGGGAGGAAAGACTGACCAGGGGTTGTGCTTTCTCCCCAGTTTATGACAGGGACTGGCAACATCACGGGAGGACACTGTATCCCCCTCTGTGGTGACAGCAAGCAGTGCACCTCAGCCATAATATTGGAAGGAAATCAAGAAGGGGCTCTGTGCAGCCAACAGCAGCCTCTTCTAGATCACCCCCACCAGGATGGAGCAGCTCTCAGGAAGTCAAAGGTTCTCCACATGAAAAAATAAGGGACACCTCATGGGAATTCTTTCCTCCTGGAAGGATTCTCGTATTTATTATTGCTCAAAAACAAGAGGACAACATGATTGTCCAGGCAGGAATTCTAGGCTCGTTTCAGGACCACCCAATATTTTCCCATTTCTCCAGATCCTTCATTCTACACTAAGGCTGACTTCAGTTTTCCGGAATACCTTACTGGATCTTCACAGTCTTAAGGTGTCTGATCctgcatttttctgtttgttaCTCTCTCATATTTCTACTAAGGTTATGGGCATCAGAGTTTAAAATAGCAAGTGACAGAGATTCTTGAGACTCATACCTTCCTGCAGGTGAAGTCCAAACTTCAGAGTAtctggggaaagaaaggaagagattcAGCATCTGGTCATTGGAATTGGGACAGCAGCAGGGCCTCCCTACAGACAGACTCTAGTTTGGTTTCCCTGGCCTCAGATCAGGAAAGAAGGAACAAGGAAAGCTAAATGCCAGAATGTCATCGGTGGTTCCTTAATCAAAATACTACTTCAATCTCTAATTGGCTGCCATGTACTCTGACTCAGAACCCCCCGAATAAGGCCTATTCTGCTTCCCCAGTGATCAGAGCGTGTGGATTTGGGAAAGAAGGGATAAATGGTCAACCCTGACTAACTACTGGTTCCCATTTTTAGCTTGAACATCTTTTATGGGAGAAATCAGAAAGCTCCTGTTCCCCCTCCTTGTGCCCAACACACCAAGCCCTTTCCACAGAGGAATGAAGGGGTCTCTTCCACCAACCCTGAAATCTGTCCCTCTCTGATCCCCCCTGACACTAACACAGAATCTCTCTTGGATCTTCTGGGATCAAAACATCCAGCATAAAACCCCTGCGGCTGTTCTTCTTACCTCTGAACTGTTTCATGACGCCTCTCAGAAAGACGCTGGTATCGCTGTAATCCCAGATTGTCCACTTCCGCTCTAGAGGAAAAGCCACCGGATTCTCAAATGGCTTTTTTGCCTGGTACCTGGTAGAGGGAAAGAATGTTGTTTATCATCCTGCcaatgaaagcagttttccaaaaCATCAGATTGTGCTTGGGGATTGACTAGCTAATTAAACATGGGCTGGGCACCGTGGCAACCAGTGGA
This window contains:
- the LOC134489905 gene encoding zinc finger protein RFP-like, which encodes MASGPPVLELLEEATCSICLELFQDPVLVPGCGHNFCWSCLARSWGAAEASCPQCRRAFQPRDLVANRQLARVAEIAQRCGPQGGEEGGFCGTHREPLKLFCKDCETLICLVCDRSPEHRDHRVIPLEEAFQEYQVGVSLEGKEESLWRPGTARTWMDLID
- the LOC134488917 gene encoding E3 ubiquitin-protein ligase TRIM7-like, which codes for MASGVPVLELLEEATCSICLELFQDPVLVPGCGHNFCRSCLARSWGEAAAAAAAEEASCPQCRLTFRPRDLVANRQLARMAEIAQRCGPQGGEGAGFCGTHQEPLKLFCKDCETLIYLVCDRSPEHRDHRVIPLEEAFQEYQVKVGDCLKAQKEEREKMITYRTDTKQKVWEMLDIGDTLKKYQAKKPFENPVAFPLERKWTIWDYSDTSVFLRGVMKQFRDTLKFGLHLQEAKVILDPDTAHRCLALSEDHQSIRDVAEEQDLPANPKRFENCCYVLGCQGFSRGRRFWEVTVGDGDQGLAVWAVGVARKSVNRKGDIPSGPKGGMWEIVKYGSEYKAWFPPEYPELHLKEEPKRIRVSLNCEGRQVAFFDAQTAALLYMFSDAPWAGETLLPSFFLRNGAYLTLSS